A stretch of DNA from Methanoplanus endosymbiosus:
GCCACCACTATCACGGAACAGAAGTATGCGATGATGTAATGCTCAGAGAAGAGGAGGTAAACAGAATATATGATGTATTCCTGCCAAATGATGCCTTTGTACGGTTTGAAGAGTTCCTTCAGGGCGTTTTCTCAGGAATTGAGGCCGGAAAGAAGATATCCATAAGTGACTTAACCCGTCTCATAGGTGAAAACCTGGACACAGGAATACTTGCATCGGCTGCAAAAAAAGGAATACCTGTGTACTGTCCGGCAATTCAGGACTCAATGATAGGCCTTCAGTACTGGATGTTTGACCAGACATCAGGTGTGACGGTTGATGCCTTTAAGGATATGTCAGAGCTTATGGACATCTGCTTTGCCTCCAAAAAATCCGGTGCAATGCTTGTCGGAGGCGGTGTACCGAAAAATTATATATTCCAGAGCATGCTTATGACTCCAAAAGGTTTTGACTATGCTGTGCAGCTCACAGGTGACCGGCCTGACCTTGGCGGGCTTTCGGGAGCGACCCTTGATGAAGCAAAGTCATGGGGCAAGCTGACAGGAGAGGCAACCTCACAGACAGTCTACGGGGATGCCACAATAAACATGCCGCTTATTATAGCAGCAACTCTGGAGAGAATTGAGAGATGACAGAATTAATGCTTGCACTCGATGTCCTGACAAGGGCAGAGGCAATGGATATTGCGGAGAAGACACATCCGTATATTGACGCAATTAAGATCGGATATCCGCTTGTACTTGGATCAGGCCTTTCGGTTGCGAGAGACCTGTCCGAATTTGACCTTCCCCTTATAGCGGATTTCAAGGTTGCCGACATTCCGAATACTAACAGGCTCATCGCTGAGCATGTCTTTGAAGCCGGATTTTCAGGAATTATCACTCAGGGATTTACGGGCCGGGATTCTGTGTCAGCCTGCGTTGATGTTGCACACAGTGCCGGGGGTAAATGCTATGTTGTCACTGAGATGAGCCACCCCGGTGCACTTGACTTCATGGGTGAAGGAATAGCAGAGAGACTTGCAGCGTTAGCTGTAGAATGCAATGCTGACGGAATTATTGCACCTGCAACAAGACCTGAGAGGGTAAAGGCGCTAAGGGAGATTATCGGAAAGAAGAAGATCCTCTCACCGGGAGTTGGTGCACAGGGTGGCAGTGCAGAGGAGATTGCACCGCTGATAGATTCGATGATTGTCGGACGTTCAATATACAACAGTGAAGATCCGGCGAAGGCTGCACAATCCTACTCGTTTATCCGGAACTAAAGCCGGAATCCCGGAAGAATTTCCGGGGAGAGATGAAGCAGACCAAAACCCCCCCCCTAACCTCTATTCCCATTCGCCGATGATGAGTGAAACCGATCTGACCTTAATGGAAGCGATTCCAAAGAGGGATGAAGAACCCTATGAGTCACCTGAGGCGAATTACATAACACATACATAGATAAAAATAAAAAATAGCAAAAAACCGCACAACCCTCTTTTAGTCCCCAGATAACTACAGCTTAATAATTAGGACATTCTTCACCGGAATCATAACCCCGGTCAAAAGCTCCTCCTCCGGCACCTGTGCCGGGTCATTGATGTATACCTTGTCGGCCCTGCCGGAATGAGATTTTCAGAGTCAAGGTATGCAAAGAGCTTCTCATAAGCTGCCGGTACCCCTGATAAGGCCCGGTGTGAAAAACTGCTGCAAACCCCCCGCCTTCAAGATTTCTAACCTCAACTGCCGGATCGCTGATAGTAATCCTGCCGGGCACAGGTATTTCAGATTCAATATCGGTAACCTGTACATATATCCCTTTCAGAAGGCACAGGCAGGCCCTTCTCATCATAAATTCACAGCGCTTTCTGCGAGAGATGAGCGATATACGAAAATGTCCCTGTCGGAATGTTATCTCCTGTCATGGGTTACAGAATAATCTCTCCTCCCCGGATATATCAGATCATAGTCTGCCCCGGGTTAAGGAAATATCATTTCCGGGCCGGCCATCAAACAATAATTCTTATCTTCTGAGTAGCATATTCTTCTTCATGATCTGGACTGAAGAACAGTTAAAACTGTCAAAAAAATACAAAAATCTTGAGGAAATCCCTGTGGAAGAGCGGAGATACAAGTGCCACACCTGCCACCATGTGGTTACAGAAAATCCGTGCCCATGCTGCGGTGAGACAAACCTTGAGATAATGTGTCCTCTTGATCACTGCAACTGCCACCACAACATAATTGAGAAGATTGAGTACTGCCCTCTCTGCGGCCAGGCAATATGCCCCGACTGCGGAAGCCACGATGTATCACAGGTTTCACGGGTAACAGGATACCTCGCTGATGTCTCAGGATGGAACAAAGGCAAACAACAGGAATTAAAGGACAGAGCGAGATACTCTGTTGCATGAAGTATTACATAAAAAATAAAACTCTTTTTTTACGCGGAAATTTCAGGGCAGTCAGTTCAGGCGCAGGCGGCGGTCTCTCAGATGTCTCAACCATTATCAACCGGACGGTTGAGAAGAATTTCATGCACGACAGTCCTGAAACATTTATTGAGGAGATTGTCAGGGATGAGGGCTGCACAGGGGATTTTTACGGCCTGCTGACCGCCGTTGATATGAAGACTCTCTGTGTACTCATAAACCGCACCATAACAGTATTCATCACCGCCGGAGTGAGCAACCCAAACCCGGAAAATCCCAGACTTCCGGGTACGATAAACATAATTGTACACAGCAGGGACGGCCTTTATGACGAGGCAATGGCCGGACTTATCATCACTGCAACGGAGGCGAAGACAGAGGCCCTCTTCTCAATGGGCTATGACTTTGCCGGAACCACAACCGACGCAGTCGTCACATGCTGTAATAAGGAGAACCAGAAGGTACACAGATATGCCGGAAGAATGACCGGGATCGGCAAGTGGACCGCCGAAGCTGTCCTCTTCGGGGTGCAGGAAGCTATTGCAAGACACGACGGCAAAAAACCGGCAGATAAGCCCGCCCTGTATGTACTCAGCACAATCGGAGGGGACCACTGGATTGAATGGTCACCGGAAGGCTGCCCGTATTACCCCTGCCATTTCAGAGGACAGGTATGCAACTACTGTTACTGCCCGTTTTACCCGTGCAATGACGAAGAACTTGGATATTCTGTTGATACATCCACTGGCGGCACAGTCTGGGGGTGCACGAACTGCATACTGATGCACCACCCGGAGATTGTCAGCCATCTGAAGAAGAATCCTATGGCTGAAATCAGTGAACTTAAAAAAGTTGCAGAAGAGCTGGAACTCGAAATTAACGCAGAAAAACAGTCAGAATGAACAGTAATAACGCCTGAAATGGGAGTCAGTAATATCCCAGGCAAATCTCCGCGAGAGATGCCGGGCAAAAATAATTCCGGATTTAAATTCCGGACATTTACATTACTCTTCTATGCCAAGTGCATCAAGAAGTTCTGCAAGAGGAATACCATGCCCTTCTGCTGCCTGCCTGATGTTCTCTCCGCTCGCAAGGGCGCAGCCTACACAGCCCATTCCAAAACGCATCAGTATCCCTGCTGCTTCAGGTTTTTCCTGAAGAAGTTCTGACAGTAAACTGTCTGCTGTTAATACCATATTCACCTGTTTTGAATTTATTTGTAATATACATTATGATATTGCACGCATCCGGAGGAATAACTGCAATGCCTCAGAAAAAAGTGCAAAAATCAGGAAGAAAACCTGACACCACATAATAATCATACAGAATAGCAGTAATTACAAATATAAAGAAAAATTCATAGAGTTTTTACTTTCACCCCACGCGGCAACAGATTATATAGAAAGAGGTTGCTGATACTTAACCGGAGATGTTTAAAATGGACATTGATCCTGTTATTACAGAAAGAATCTCCCTTAAGATTAAGGAAAAAGGCATTGATGCCGGAGATGAAGAGATAGCCGCAAAACTTCGCATTCTTATCGAGGACTTCCATATCCCTCCGGAGGAAGCAGAAAAGACAGTTACTGACGAAATTCTGAAGGAGAATAAAATCAGGGATTTTTCCGGAGAAAAAACAGCTGAGATGACTGCCATTGCAGATGCGTTCCCGGGAGAGTGGGTGACAGTTGAAGGAAAAGTTGTATCTCTCTCAGATCACCCGTCAGAATCCATAGCCCAGTCAGGCGTAATTGCAGACAAAACAGGTGCAATGAATTTTGTAATCTGGAAGAAAGCCGGCGCAGAAGAGCTTGAGGAACTTGAGTGGTACAGGTTTGAATCTGCTGTTGTGGATGAATTCCGGGGCGCGCCGAGCCTGAAGGTTCATTCCGGAACAACAGTCACAAAGACAGAACAGGAGACACCCCTGATACCAAATCAGGTCAGAATTTCAGATTTAAAACCCGGAGTTGCAACCCTTCGTGCAAAGGTTGTCAGGGACTTTGATGCCGGACATGAGAGAATGCTTCAGGCCGGACTGTTAGGTGATGAGACCGGAACAGTCAGATTCGTGACCTGGAAAGGCGGCAATAGTGAGGTCCTTGAGGAAGATAAGATCTACACAATATACTATGCTGAAGTCAATGAATATCAGGGAAAGATCTCGCTTAATATCACCGGCTCAATGGTTCTTGAGGACGAAGATACAGAGATTGATGTATATGAAGGAGATGCAGAGACATCAGGTGTATTCATTCATATGGGTGGTGGATCAGGGCTTATCAAGAGGTGCCCGGTTGAAGGCTGCAACAGGACCCTCTCAAGGCAGAATTTCTGTACCATACATGAGGTGCAGAATGACTTCCGCTATGACCTCAGGATAACCGGAGTTATTGATGACGGAAAATCTGCAAAAAACATCATTATTCAGAGAGCAGAAGCAGAGAGGATAACCGGCATCACAATGGATGAAGCTGTAAAAACCGCAACAGACAGCCCACTGGGTTACGATGACGTAGTAATACAGATGAAAGATGCCCTGCTGGGCAGATACTTCACCTGCAAAGGAAATGATATGGACGGTACAATCCTTGTAAAATCCTGTACTTCCGGGAGATATGACTCATCCATCCATGCCGGACTCATAAACCGGACTGCGGAGATGCTTAAGGAGAATGGAGGTGACTGCTGATGAAAGAGAAAGAAGGCCAGTCCAGAAATTTTGAGAGGGAACCTGCAAAGAGAGTCTTTGCAACCGAACTCAGGGAAGCCAGGGTTCAGTTTAAGGAGAGCACAGACGATATGAGTCCTTCATATATCATGCTGCCAACCGGCGAACGGTGCAACAGAATCTTCTTCTGCGGAGAGCTTAAGAATAAAGAGAAACGCGGGGACCAGAATGTCTTCTACACAGCGAGGGTGAAGGATGCAACAGGACTCTTCTTCATAAACGCAGGAAGCTATCAGCAGGAAGCAATGCTTCAGATGACATCCCTTGAAAACGATTCATATGTGGCAGTAACCGGAAAACCGATAATAAAAGAGACGCAGGACGGCGGATTCTTTGTATCAGTCAGGGTGGAGAGCATATCAGCAGTTGATGATGAGACATACAGGCTATGGCTTGACGACACAGCCAAAGCTACCCTTGACAGAATTGAGATATTTGGTGAGACAGAGGACTCAGCAAAGGCAGGGGAATTTTACAGCACTGACATCAAAAAATACTTAAAAATAACCTACAACGCCCTTGCAGGAGAGAATTACTGAATAATAAGAGACCAGTACATTTCAGAAAACCGGATAATACAGTGCAGCACCCAAAATTTCCAAAGAAACAGTGCATTGCAATCCGGAAAACATATACACAATAAAACCTCCAAAAACAGATAAAAACCTGCAAACAGGTTTTTTTCCGGACGACAAACCTTTTTTTTAACACCATAGAACCACAATATTCCCACTTCCGCTCAGGAAATGCCGCCACATCCATATACCACCATCCATATAAATCCAAAAATAGAAAGACCCTCAATTACAACAAACGAAAAAATAAGTAACTTACAAATCCAGAATAAATAACGGTTTTTTTACAGGCTTTAAATTCCGGAAAAAAACCCGGCGGAAATGATGGTTAAAATACCATGTCACAACCGGAATTAAGTACAATTCCGGGTGCCGGCAGAGATTTAAGAAAATTACTGATAAAACAGGAGATGTTTGGTGTGGATGAATATCCGGAAATAATAAAAAGAATCTCCCAGAAGATTGAAGAAAAAGGCATAACTGCCGAAGAAGACAGAATAGCTTCCAAATTACGGCTTCTCATAGAGGATTTCCATATCCCGCCTGAGGAAGCTGAAAAGACAGTCACAAATGAGATACTGAGGGAGAATAATGTATCCACCGTATCAAGGGAACCCTCATCCGAAACCATCGGAATTGCGGATGCAAACCCCGGAGACTGGGTTACAATAGAGGGAAAAGTCGTGTCGGTATCTGCTCACCCCCATGAAGCCATTGCCCAGAAAGGAATTATTGCAGATGAATCAGGAGCAATAAGCTTCATTATCTGGGAAAAAGCCGGTGCAGAACCTCTTGAGGAACTCAGATGGTACAGGATAGAGTCCGCAGTCGTTGATGAATACCGTGGCGCACCGAGCATGAAGATTCATTCAGGAACTACGATCACAAAGTCAGAACAGGAAAAACCCCTGATGCCGACACCGGTCAAAATTGCGGATCTAAAGCCCGGAGTGGCGACAATAAGGGTTAAAATGATCCAGAACTGGGATCCCCGCCATGAAAATATGCTCCAGTCCGGACTTTTGGGTGATGAGACAGGCACTGTCAAATTCATCACATGGAAGGAGAGGAACAATGATTTCCTCGGTGAGAGCCGCGACAAACTTCTTGAAGAGAATAAAGTATATTCAATATACTACGCAGTTGTGGATGAGTACAATGGAAATTATTCACTGAATATCAGTGACTCGATGGCACTTGAAGAGGAAGGTGCCGACATTGAAATTGCATCGAATGAAACCGGAGTTACAGGTGTATTTGTGAACTTCTCACCAAATATGGGTCTTATAAAGAGATGCCCTGTCGAAGGCTGCAACAGGGCACTCTCAAGACAGAACTACTGCCCGGTGCATGAGCTCCAGAACAACTCAAAATATGACCTGAGAATAATTGGTACTATAGATAACGGAAAAGAGGCACACAATGTTATCATCCAGAGGGAGGTGACCGAAAATATAACCGGCATGACACTTGAAAAGGCAATAGAGATGGCAGAAAACAATCCGCTTGGCCTTGATGATGTGATACTGGAGATAAAGAAGGTCCTTACCGGAAGGTACTATACATGCACTGGCAGTGATATCAACGGAACAATTCTGGTTGAATCGTGCACCCCAAAGAGGTTTGATTCAATGGAACATGCAGAACTGTTAAACCGTGCTGCACCCGAAGAAGAGGCAGGAGGCGAATTCTGAATGGCAGATGAAAACAGTAACTCAGAGAGAAGAAGATATTTCAGGGAGCCGGCAAAGCGTGTTTTAGCTTCAGAACTGCGTGAGACGAGGCTCCAGTTCAAAGGCGGAGAGGATGAGTACAGCCCCACATATATTATGCTCCCGACAGGGGAGAGATGCAACAGGATCTTCTTCTGCGGAATTCTCACCAATAAGGAGAGACGAGGCGAGGATAATAACTTCATCATTGCAAGGGTGAGGGACCCGACAGGGCTTTTCTTCATAAATGCCAGTAGTTACAATGAGAATGCCATGCATGAACTCTCATCAGTTGAAAACGATGCCTATGTTGCAGTAGTAGGCAAACCTGCCATACGCCAGACACCCGATGGAGCTGTCATGGTAAATATAAGGGTTGAGACTATAGCCGAGGTGGATGAAGAGACCTGCAGAACCTGGCTTGATGACACAACAAAGGCAACCCTTGACAGGATAGAACTTTTCGGAGAGACAGAAGACTCAGAAAAAGCTTCAGAATTTTACAATACAGACCTTTCAGTGTACAGAAAAATTGTCTATGATGCACTGGCAGGACAAAAACTTTAAAAAAGGGACAGACCCTTATTTTAATAATAATTTTTGCTGTATTCAGAAAATTTACGGCAATTCTTCGGAACCGGTATAAAGTTATATCTACGGATAATCATTACTGGTACCGAGAACAGGGCGGATTAAAATATGGGGCACAAAAGAGGAATTCAGGATAAAATAAAGGCTCTCTCAGAATACCTCAATGTGAACCCGGCCAGAATTACAGAATCGGAAGGAACATTATACTCTTTTAAAGCACTCTATTACGGCCCGAATACAGCATACCTTGTCCTGACCGACATTGAGGCAAATGTCGCCGCAAGACGCGCAATAAAAAGCAGACTGTGGGTAATCACACTTGAAGCCGCCTTTGAATATTTTGGGATAGAGTCATATCCGGCAGATGCCCTTGAAAAGCTGAAACACCAGGAGATCCGGGAGATAAATGCCGGCATATACAGGCTTGTTGAGGCCACATGCGGAGCGGAGATACTCTCTGAAAAGATGCTCTCTCTTGGGAACCGGGCAAATATCCTTGCAGATTACGATCAGACAGAGAGAAAGTCCGGAGAATATTATATATACAGACTTTTCTGAAAACAATCAGAATAAGAGATGAAGCAAAGCCCTGCGAATCAACCAAAAATAATAGTAATCTGCAAAAAAATAAACCCAAAATAATTAACACACAGTTAGGAAAAAGAAATGGTTTTTATGCTCTCAATGCAATGCTTCAGATTAAAGAGATACCATAAATCTAATCTTTTGTAAATTATTCCGGGTGCATCCAATGAGCATAAGCTTAATAACAAAAATACTTAACAGGGCAATAGAGGGAGATTACTCAGAAAGGGTTGATACCAACCTTTTTGATGGTGAAGAAAGAGAACTTGCAGAGTCAGTAAATACGGCCATTGAGTTCATCATTGACAGCAGGAAAACCTGTGACAACGTAATGATGCTGATAGAGCAAAACCCCAAGCCCATGATAATTGTTGACCATAATTTTAATCCTGTTGACATGAACCGGGCATATTCAAAACTTATGGGAGCACCAAAATCAGAACTCATGCGGCAGGACACCTCGCAATATTCAATAAAAACCCTGAAAGGTGAATCTGCCTCAACACTTTTTTCAGATAAAAAAGAGACCGAATGTGAACTTGAATTTACATTAAAAGACGGAACAAAAAAGATTCTGAGGCAGTTTGGAGCACCCCTGAAGGATGAGAGGGGCAGTGTCGAGATCGGGCTATTCGTATATGATGATGTCACCATAGAGAGAGAGGAAGAGAAAGAGATTGAGAAGCAGATCCAGACCATAAAAACCCTTCAGGAGAGGTCAGAGACTATAGTTCAGCAAAACCCCATGCCAATTATTCTCTGTGACAAACAGTTTAACATCCGCGTTGTCAATGACGCTTATGCACAGTTAAGCGGAATAAATTCTGATAAACTAAGAAAGATGACACTCCGGGACTTCTCAGTTATCAGGACAGAGGGAGATGGAATAAAATATGTACTGGAGGAGAAGAACCGGAGCTATGGCGAAGTTACCGTTAAATTCCCCACCGGAGAAAAAATTCTCGAACAGTATGGAATTCCGGTGCTGAACAACGACAAAGAGATTGCAAGCATACTGATAGTCTATAATGACATCACAGAAATAAGGGAGAAGCAGCAGGAAGTCCTCAGAATGATGGAGGAAGAGAGGGCAAGGGCAAGGGTGCTCAACAAGAGTATTGGTGAAGTCGGAGAGGGCATGGAATTTCTCAGAAAGGGCGATTTTACCAGTGAGATGAAGATAATAGAGGAAGACCCACTGATACAGATTAAAAAAGACTATAATGGAACTGTAAGTGAACTCAGGAATATCTTTTCCGGAGTGGTAACGGCTATGGGCGAAGTCGGGCAGCATATGAAGGATGCCGATGGCAGTTCAGAAGAGGTTGCAAAAGCCGCCGAACAGGTAGCAGTCGGAAGCCAGAAGTGTGCTGAGCTTACAAAAACCCTTCTGGATCAGATAGACGGAATTAACAGGGACATAGCAGATCTTTCAGCCTCAAATGAAGAGATCGCAGGTACATCACAGGAAGTTCTTTCTGAAGCTGACAGGCTCTCAGATATGGGCCATAGTGCCGAATCACTGGGAAAATCTGCCAATGACAAGATGGGAGCTGTCATGGAGATAACCAGAAATACAGTGTTTGAGATGGAAGAGCTGAATGCTGAGATGCTTGAGATCAACAATGTCCTTAAGATGATCAATGAGATCACAAACCAGATCAATATGCTTGCATTAAATGCCGCAATAGAAGCCGCAAGGGCAGGTGAGCATGGGAGAGGATTTGCTGTAGTGGCAGGCGAGGTAAAAAATCTTGCAACAGATGCAAAAAAAGCCACATCAAAGATTGACAAAGTGATAGAAAATATTCAGAAGAGCAGTTCGGAAACTGTCAGTTCAATAAAATCAGCCAATGACGAAGTGGAATTAGGGGTGAATATTGTAAATGAGACAATAGCATCCCTGAATAATATCGTGACAGGCGCAAACCATGTGACAAGGGATATGGGGGAGATTGTGAGAGCCATTGAGGCTCAGGCAAATATCACAAACGAAATTGTGCATGAAACTGAAAAGAGTAATCAGGTTACAAAAGAAACACAAAGAGAGATAGAAGAACTTGCAGCATTCTCAGAGGAGACAAGTGCATCTGTAGAGGAGATTTCAGGTGCAATCAGCGAAGTCAACAGTCTTGCAGATAATATTAAACAGAATCTGAACAGGCTCAGAGTATAAGTGGCAAAAGATTATGGCAATAATAAATGTAGTGGAATTTGAGATAAACGGCGAGAGATATGCACTTGACATAGGACTATCAAGGGAGATCGTGGAGATGATACCCATAACACCTGTACCGAGGGCACCGTATCATATTGCCGGCATAATTAACCTCAGGGGAGAGATTACAAATATCATCAACCTGAACAGAATACTGGCCATACCCGATAGAGAAAACCGCGAAGAGCAGAAGATAATTGTCCTGATACCTGAGGCGGCAGAAGGATCAAATGTCGGGATTATTGTTGACAATGTCCACTCTGTTCTTCAGGTGAGCGAGGATCAGATAGAGGAGATCTCAAAGACCATCTCAAATGAAGCTTATATAAAAAATATAATTAAAATAGGTGAGGACAAAGAGGACGGAACAGAGAAGAAAAGACTCATAATGTGGCTTGATGTCGCCCAGATACTGCGGGACATCCTTGAGGCCAACAGAGCCTGAATGCAGAAATACTCCCTTCAGAAGATTATTCCGGCCATAAATGCCCAAAAGGCCACCATATAACCGGGAATATCCATCAGGAAAAACAGAAATAATTATTTTTCGCCCAAAAATCAGACATAATATCGTTTCAGGCGGAGATTTTTCCTGTTTTAAGCCTTCTTTTTTCCCTGAAAATTTTTTTAATCCGGAATGAATACCGGCCCATAAATCCGCCTGTAAAAGACGTGATCAGGACGATCATTGCCACAGTTGTTGCGATAATCGGCGTGCCGTACATCGAGGCTATGGCAAGTGAAAATTCACCTCTGGCTGTGGTCTCAGACCACACTTCAATTCCGGAATACGGATTTTTATGAACATACATGCCTATTGCCATGGATGAAATCAGCTTTGAGGCTATTGCAAGGAGTGCAAGGATCACAACCGGAATTACAGGGAAGCCATCGGTGAGATCCACTGAAATTCCGAAGAAGACAAAGAATAATATCAGGAATACATCCCTGAATGGCTTGGCATGCCTCTCAAGCATTTCGGGGTTTGTAGATGATAAAGCAGAACCAAGTGCGATTGCCGTCAGGGTTGCAGGAATCTCTAAAAGCCCCGATATTCCCGCAGCAGCAATTACAGCAGTAAATGTAAAGAGGAGAGGTATATCATCATCCCTCTCAAGCAGTACCCTGATCTTTGAACCGAGAATTCTGACCGCAATAAAGAAGAAGGCAATCACTAAAGCAGCACTCAGAAGTATCTTTGCAGGGTTTGCTGAAGCCGCCGAGAAGGCAACTATGATGAAGAGCAGCATAATATCTTCGAAGACCATCAGCCAGAGTATAGTCTCGGATTCGGGCGAGGCAAGTTTCCTGTTCTCTATAAGGGAGGATACAGCCATTGCTGAGCTGCTTATGTAAAATGCTGCGGCAATTACAAAAGCTTCATAGACAGGAAAACCGAGAAGAACGGAGGCTGCAAATCCGATGAGTATATTCACTCCGAAATCCACCAGGCCGGAGAAGAAGAAGTTGCGTTTTTTCCCGGAAAATGCTGAGGGATTTAGCTCAAGCCCCATCATAAAGAGCAGGAATAAAAGGCCGAGCTGTGTCAGGAAATCCGAGACATCAGTCTCGTGAACGATATTAAGTCCGCTCACACCGATCGCAATGCCGCCAAGCATATACATAGGTACAGGCGGGAAATTGAACCGCTTTGAGAATAATGCAAAACCCAGGCAGAGCAGAAGTGCAAGGGCTATTCCTTCCATCATATAATCAGAGAAACCTCTCTTTAAAGGATGCTATCTGCTCCTCTTCTCCAATTACAAGCACAGAATCTCCTTCTTTAAATCTGAACTCAGGAGATGGATTCAGGATGCTGTTCCCCGAACTGCTTACAGCAACAACCGTTGCTCCGGTAATACTCCTGACATTGAGATCAGATATGGATTTTCCGGACGTTTTTGAACCAAGAGTGTAGGAATGAATTTCTATCGGAAGGTCGGAGAGGGATGAGAAGACCATTGACAC
This window harbors:
- a CDS encoding deoxyhypusine synthase, coding for MTSDNICGTPVIQAKVRAKMTVGELVEEFGKSRAYNAGSLWQAVNIYEKMLTDPEVVKFFGFSGAMVPGGMGGIVSDLIDAGHIDVLVSTGANLTHDVIEAIGCHHYHGTEVCDDVMLREEEVNRIYDVFLPNDAFVRFEEFLQGVFSGIEAGKKISISDLTRLIGENLDTGILASAAKKGIPVYCPAIQDSMIGLQYWMFDQTSGVTVDAFKDMSELMDICFASKKSGAMLVGGGVPKNYIFQSMLMTPKGFDYAVQLTGDRPDLGGLSGATLDEAKSWGKLTGEATSQTVYGDATINMPLIIAATLERIER
- the pyrF gene encoding orotidine-5'-phosphate decarboxylase translates to MTELMLALDVLTRAEAMDIAEKTHPYIDAIKIGYPLVLGSGLSVARDLSEFDLPLIADFKVADIPNTNRLIAEHVFEAGFSGIITQGFTGRDSVSACVDVAHSAGGKCYVVTEMSHPGALDFMGEGIAERLAALAVECNADGIIAPATRPERVKALREIIGKKKILSPGVGAQGGSAEEIAPLIDSMIVGRSIYNSEDPAKAAQSYSFIRN
- the nrdD gene encoding anaerobic ribonucleoside-triphosphate reductase — protein: MIWTEEQLKLSKKYKNLEEIPVEERRYKCHTCHHVVTENPCPCCGETNLEIMCPLDHCNCHHNIIEKIEYCPLCGQAICPDCGSHDVSQVSRVTGYLADVSGWNKGKQQELKDRARYSVA
- a CDS encoding adenosylcobinamide amidohydrolase — its product is MKYYIKNKTLFLRGNFRAVSSGAGGGLSDVSTIINRTVEKNFMHDSPETFIEEIVRDEGCTGDFYGLLTAVDMKTLCVLINRTITVFITAGVSNPNPENPRLPGTINIIVHSRDGLYDEAMAGLIITATEAKTEALFSMGYDFAGTTTDAVVTCCNKENQKVHRYAGRMTGIGKWTAEAVLFGVQEAIARHDGKKPADKPALYVLSTIGGDHWIEWSPEGCPYYPCHFRGQVCNYCYCPFYPCNDEELGYSVDTSTGGTVWGCTNCILMHHPEIVSHLKKNPMAEISELKKVAEELELEINAEKQSE
- a CDS encoding DUF1858 domain-containing protein, which codes for MVLTADSLLSELLQEKPEAAGILMRFGMGCVGCALASGENIRQAAEGHGIPLAELLDALGIEE
- a CDS encoding nucleotide-binding protein, translating into MDIDPVITERISLKIKEKGIDAGDEEIAAKLRILIEDFHIPPEEAEKTVTDEILKENKIRDFSGEKTAEMTAIADAFPGEWVTVEGKVVSLSDHPSESIAQSGVIADKTGAMNFVIWKKAGAEELEELEWYRFESAVVDEFRGAPSLKVHSGTTVTKTEQETPLIPNQVRISDLKPGVATLRAKVVRDFDAGHERMLQAGLLGDETGTVRFVTWKGGNSEVLEEDKIYTIYYAEVNEYQGKISLNITGSMVLEDEDTEIDVYEGDAETSGVFIHMGGGSGLIKRCPVEGCNRTLSRQNFCTIHEVQNDFRYDLRITGVIDDGKSAKNIIIQRAEAERITGITMDEAVKTATDSPLGYDDVVIQMKDALLGRYFTCKGNDMDGTILVKSCTSGRYDSSIHAGLINRTAEMLKENGGDC
- a CDS encoding nucleic acid-binding protein, producing MKEKEGQSRNFEREPAKRVFATELREARVQFKESTDDMSPSYIMLPTGERCNRIFFCGELKNKEKRGDQNVFYTARVKDATGLFFINAGSYQQEAMLQMTSLENDSYVAVTGKPIIKETQDGGFFVSVRVESISAVDDETYRLWLDDTAKATLDRIEIFGETEDSAKAGEFYSTDIKKYLKITYNALAGENY
- a CDS encoding nucleotide-binding protein; translated protein: MSQPELSTIPGAGRDLRKLLIKQEMFGVDEYPEIIKRISQKIEEKGITAEEDRIASKLRLLIEDFHIPPEEAEKTVTNEILRENNVSTVSREPSSETIGIADANPGDWVTIEGKVVSVSAHPHEAIAQKGIIADESGAISFIIWEKAGAEPLEELRWYRIESAVVDEYRGAPSMKIHSGTTITKSEQEKPLMPTPVKIADLKPGVATIRVKMIQNWDPRHENMLQSGLLGDETGTVKFITWKERNNDFLGESRDKLLEENKVYSIYYAVVDEYNGNYSLNISDSMALEEEGADIEIASNETGVTGVFVNFSPNMGLIKRCPVEGCNRALSRQNYCPVHELQNNSKYDLRIIGTIDNGKEAHNVIIQREVTENITGMTLEKAIEMAENNPLGLDDVILEIKKVLTGRYYTCTGSDINGTILVESCTPKRFDSMEHAELLNRAAPEEEAGGEF
- a CDS encoding nucleic acid-binding protein translates to MADENSNSERRRYFREPAKRVLASELRETRLQFKGGEDEYSPTYIMLPTGERCNRIFFCGILTNKERRGEDNNFIIARVRDPTGLFFINASSYNENAMHELSSVENDAYVAVVGKPAIRQTPDGAVMVNIRVETIAEVDEETCRTWLDDTTKATLDRIELFGETEDSEKASEFYNTDLSVYRKIVYDALAGQKL